The Solanum pennellii chromosome 11, SPENNV200 genome contains a region encoding:
- the LOC107003763 gene encoding uncharacterized protein LOC107003763 has product MKTRSPGRSYYSHQFWYHATFLSSFFGGAIRAEVTGLAHVQKLCERFRKIEFRHITRIQNELAYALATIASMIKHLDTVYIDPLGKVLKEHPVHCSHVEAEPDGLPWYVDIKRRTPDLGLLRCVNDVEDAKLIKQIHAGVCGTHMNGLTLERKILRADWGIDVIGPIEPAASNGHRFILVDIDYFTKWVESAYYKSVTKKVVVDFVHNNMICRFGVPESIITNNGANINSHLMRVICEQFKITHRNSTAYHPQMNGAVETSIGATPYLLVYGTKAVIPAKVEIPSLRIIQKAEPSNVEWVSKITDQLTLIDEKRMVVVCHGQLYRQRMIQAFHKRVKAIIFEIGRLVLKHIFPHQEEYKGKYAPNWQGPYMVQKVLSGGALVLSEMDSTAWPKSINSDAITRYYL; this is encoded by the exons ATGAAGACAAGGAGCCCTGGTAGAAGCTACTACAGTCACCAGTTTTG GTATCATGCCACATTTCTCAGTTCATTCTTTGGTGGTGCAATTCGAGCTGAAGTAACTGGACTTGCA CATGTGCAGAAGTTGTGCGAAAGATTTCGCaagatcgagttcagacataTTACCAGAATACAGAATGAGTTGGCTTATGCTCTCGCCACCATCGCTTCTATGATTAAACATCTAGATACTGTTTATATCGATCCTCTAGGTAAAGTGTTGAAAGAACATCCGGTCCATTGTTCACACGTTGAAGCAGAACCAGATGGTTTGCCATGGTACGTTGATATAAAGAG gaggactccagacTTAGGTCTTCTCAGATGCGTTAATGATGTTGAAGACGCGAAGCTTATTAAACAGATACATGCCGGAGTTTGTGGCACGCATATGAATGGGCTCACTTTGGAAAGAAAGATTCTTCGAGCCG ATTGGGGCATAGATGTCATCGGTCCGATAGAGCCAGccgcttctaatggacacagATTTATCTTGGTTGATATTGATTACTTCACCAAATGGGTGGAATCAGCTTATTATaagtcggtaaccaagaaagttgtagtTGATTTCGTTCACAACAATATGATATGCAGGTTTGGAGtaccagaatccatcattactaATAATGGTGCAAATAtcaacagtcacttgatgaggGTCATATGTGAGCAGTTTAAGATTACTCATCGGAACTCAACCGCTTATCATCCTCAAATGAATGGAGCTGTAGA AACATCGATTGGAGCTACTCCATACTTGCTAGTATATGGAACAAAAGCAGTCATACCTGCTAAAGTTGAGATACCGTCATTGAGAATTATCCAAAAGGCTGAACCAAGTAATGTTGAATGGGTTAGCAAGATAACTGATCAGTTAACTTTGATTGATGAAAAGAGAATGGTTGTCGTTTGTCATGGTCAACTATATCGACAGAGAATGATTCAAGCTTTCCACAAGAGAGTCAAAGCCATAATTTTTGAAATCGGTCGCTTGGTACTTAAGcacatttttcctcatcaagaagAGTACAAAGGAAAATACGCACCAAATTGGCAAGGACCCTACATGGTTCAAaaagtattatctggaggtgctttggtcctgtcCGAGATGGATAGCACCGCGTGGCCGAAGTCGATCAACTCAGACGCTATCACGAGATATTACTTGTga